The genomic window CTCCTTCCATGTCCATCAACGAACTAGTATCTCTGACATATTCTCCATTTTCAGCTCCCCTGCTTTCTAGACTACCTTCCAAAAACTCTCCATCCACAACATTGCGAAACTTGGCACGAGCCTTCTCTGACATTTGGTGCTGgttgaaaaaatcacaaaaaaaaaaaatatcactctCAAATCTACAATAGATCAAACATAAGCAAGTCATTCACAAAAATTTCCATGAGATAGTATTTGAATGTTGACACTTATTCACACATTCAGAACATACACTCATTTTGAAGTAATAATATAGCCGACAAATACTATACAATTGCAGGACAGTTAAATACCATTCTTTCCAAGCTCTGAGCAGGAGAGGACTTCTGCTCTGCTCTCCTATGTGGTGTTTGTGAAATAAGGGGAGAGTCTCCTCTTTGTGCAGCCCTGGATAATGCCAAAGCTACATCtgcaacttcatcatcattagcATCACCAGTGGACTTCAAGCTTCTTTTATTAGGAGAAACATAATTCTCCCTTTCATCTTTCTTGTAAGAGTGGTAAACTGGGACTCGGGGTGTCCTTTTCCCAACAGCACGAGGCTGGATACCTGATTAATTGAATCGCTATCAATATTGCAATCGAGTGCAGAATATCTTACACAGTATGAAAAATATGTTATCAGGAATATGAGCACAACTAACAATTCAGTGTAAGAAAAATTGCTACTCATTTCAATATTTGGGTTTAAATGATATTTAAATAGGCAATTATTTTATCTGCACATTTTATGCTATTTAAAACTCAAtggaaggggggggggggggggggggggggggaagtTTGAGAAGGGTGTAATTTTATCACTGCTACTactcaatttcaaaattttaactaCAGGGAATTTTCAGACAGGAAAGCAAATCCAGCTGATATATGATGAAGATCACTATGAAAAACCAAACTACATTCAGAAAATAATGCATAATCTGAAATTTAGGTATAAAAGTATTATTAGAGAACTTAGTTTGAGAGAATTTGAGAATCTTGAAATTTTGTGAGTAAAATGAGACCGAATCTAATCTGAAAAGTTTGCAGTACAAACAGCTTTATAAACACTGGCTGAAGGTTATCATAGCTATGTTAATCTGTTTACACTATCAAGTTCTCTTACAACTTATAACAGTTGCCACTAACTCTGTAACTGACTGTTATTAGAATATTCTTGACCATAAGCTTTACTAACAGCTGCCAACTAAACATTGTTTTCGCATTACATGACTGCAGTAAACTGAGCAGTAACTATACACAAATAAAAAGCAAACCAAAAAATCAATTCTCTGATGAGGAAAAAATGTAGTAAAACTATGACATGTATTTTACCATCAATGCGTCTTTTCTTCAGTAGAGAGAGGCAACCATCACCGGAAGTTACAGACTGAGACTGGACAGGATCCTTTGAGACACTAGGCTGAACTTTTTCACGCTTTCGTTTCACAGGTTTTCGAGATCCTGGTGCATCATTGCTCTCCCTTTCACTTTCACTCTCTTCCTGTCAATTTCAAGTCCagaaaattaaactcaaatgcATACTCAAAACCAGTTTACATATCATGCGGGGAAAATAGAAAAGTAAAACGGAATTCAAAACAACTCAACTTCCCCAGAAACCAACACGTCTCAACAAACATAAAGAGAGATGTAAATCCTAATGTAAGCATGAACTACATCATTTTATAATATCAGGAGAGTTGCTGAAGAAATAGAAATGGAAATATTATACTGAAGAAATGAGGTCAGACCATCTGGGTAAAAAAAGAGAATAGATGTTAAATTTAGTTTACAACCGAATATGTTAACCCTTCTTTCTGAGAATATTTTTCTCTTCTAAAAGATATTTCCACACCAAAAGCTGGTTAGAAATTTTGTTAAGGAAAAAAAGGAAGACCTACACACTAcaaggaaaaaataataatgttgacCTTACCAGGACATTATAATGATCTGTCATCATTGCAATGAGACCTACAACAGAAGCCGTGCCCTCTGGTAGAGATAGGTATGCCTGTAAATCACAATGTGTGGTTTCAATGGGACTTAAAGCAAGAGATACACAACATAAATAATTGAGTTCATGATGGCTTGATATCCaataatttctcattttaagCAATAACAATAAGAGGGAAAGAGGAGAAGCTTCCATAAGTAGAAATAGAACATCAAGTAATCAATTTGTAATAGTGTTTTCTTACCCATTTCACTTACAAAAATAAATGCACACACAGACAATACTTAATTTCTTAAACTAAAAGAACAATACATACAATAAGGCTCATGAGACAAGACTAAAGAATAAGTTACTGTAGTATTGATTTACCCGATTCATATTGTAAAGAGCTTCAACCATTTCAATAGATCTGTTACGTACAGCAGCAGCAACCTGGgaattcaaataagtcaatatGATAGGAGAATAATAACAAGAgctgaaattcaaattagaaatGATATTGATAATGATaagaagatgaaagaaaaaaacaaaatgtccTCAGGTTTTGAAATGAACAAGCAGGATAGAGAGAAACCaacacgtaaaaaaaaaaaaaaaaaaaaaaaaacaccttctTCCAATCTTTCCCATACTTTCTGTATGCCTCATAGAATCGCTGTAGCTCCCCCTTGCTCCACTGAGATCCCAATTTATCAGACAATTTCTTCTTCTGTGCATCGAACAGGATTCAAAATTTGAGGTTTAAACAGAAGATGAAATCTTGTTCATGTTCAGTGCATactaaggaaaaataaaaaagaaattggatTGAAATCCATTTATATTGACCAATTAGAAATGCCTCCCAGGATCTATAATTTTGTCTAAATGGACGGCAAATATTATGTACGATGCATGGATACTCTAAATTGGTGATTTGTTTACATTGTATTCATGGCCGATATAAATACAAGTACAATGCACTTGCTTTTGTATTTGTGGCATATCCTTTGTTGGGTGAAAGTCCCAAGTCCAACCACCTATGAAATTATGTTATTCAAGAAAACCAAAACAGGAAGACAATTCAAGTCCATTTTGACTTATTTCCTCTCTCGGGGCATAAATGACTCTTGTAATTGGGTTTTCTTCAAAGTTTATCatacaaaatagaaaaatttaataaataaatgtacCTTATATAATACATGTTGACAtattaatttcttaatttaaaaaaaaaatgaatttgtgtATTGTGATTGTAACAGACTAACAGGTACCAAACTCTTGTACCAATGCAACATAGTTTACAAGATAATAAGACTTATCTAATGAACTACGCTAATGCTGAAATCAATATTAttcttttaagtaaaaaacccACGAACTACCGCCACAACTCTTTTAGAAACTATTATGGCAATATGATACCATGCAGGATGCAGCACTGTATTTTATTTACTGTGCCCTATTGCTTCATGTTTCAAAAAGAGAAATGCTATCAAATCAAGGTATACCcgttgtttgtttttatttgaactAACTCCATCTTTCTCAGGAGAAACGTCGTTTGCAAACCGCTTATTCACACTTCTAGATTTCCTTGTCGGTGCCATTGATCCTTTATGTATCTGAAACAAAAGAAATAGTCACAACCAGCAATATAAGCTCAGTTAAAACTCATATAATGGGCTAAACAATATTTCATAATAGGCAAATAACACATAGATTTATCTTCAAGAATATTTAATTAGCATGAAAGCTAAAGTCAGCGTCAATTCCGTCAGCCTCCTTTTTCTCCCACTTACGAAACCCAATCATTAACATTATTCGCAACGCTGTTTCGTAGCATTTGGCATTCGACCACAATGGAATGAAACCAAATTGCCCTATTAATTCTCTTCAAAAAGTGGAACTAAAATGCACCATCTTTTTAACCTTATTACTCATtctattcaatttttaaaatgcCCACCATATATATGGTATAAAATTAGAACCCATGTTACAATCTGTCTTGTTTAACACACACACCCTATAGAtctcacatgaaaaaaaaaaaaaaaaacaattagaagtaaaaaattcaaatgcatCAACACAATTCACAAATGGTACACCTAGTATCTACAGAAAGCGGTAGGTAAAATAAATCCAAAGCAAATACATAAATAACAGTTCAAAATTATAACCCCCACCCATTCGTAAATctttgaaaaaaacaaaagcataAAATTTTGTGATTCACCTCAACCACTTTCAAACTAAAACGATAAACAGAAATTTGATTCACtgcaagataaataaaaattaaaaatcagcAACGAAACTGAACTTCTCAGCTCTCACAATCGCATCAGATTCAACAATTTTCTTCGATTtcaaaacaatcaaaatcatcaaCCACAAAAACAACGTAACCCTCACTAACcttgaaattaatttttaaattttaaaaaaaaaatttaaaaatcgaAAAATTATAAGAAACGCGAAATCAAGTACACTATGAGAAACAAATTACAGCAACAGTTAACTACAATTAGCATCAAAGAGCTTAATtcgaaaacaaaaacaacattataaataaaaatcagaAAGATAAAACGCGAATAAGACAAATTCATTCAatctaattaattaacaaaatatataacgTAAATTTCACAATGATTTTCGAAAATCGAACCCTAGCTTACAGATCCGAGAGTGAAACTAATTGTGTGAGTCTTACCGACGGTAGGTTAACTCCGATTCCGGTGAAGCACGAGAAAAGatgaaagagaagaaaagaggcaagggtttagagagagagagatgagagAGAAAGTTAGAGGAATAGGGAAGAGAAAATAGAAGCGTTGCCGCGAAACTTGAATATAAAGGTGTTTCTAACCAATCAGATTTTTTGGATATTTACGTCATTGTACATCAGGAACGGTATATGATAGAAGATGGAGAATACGGATTTGTATTGTTGTATTGATTATTGGACACGTGTGTGATTCGGTTATATCGAcggttgttgtttttgtttgtattgGATGTATTTGGACCCTAGGTTGTATGGgattatatttgaaattttaaaaacgAATCTTGTAAATATTTCCCCTGGATTTTTCGTATTGTTGATATCGCCTCGGAGAAATATGTAATTTTACAACTTCAAATTTgcgttatttatttttatttgaaatttttttttacgcattatttgaaattattttctatttatatgaattgaattttaaTATAGCTAGCTAGGgactaaacaaaaaaatttagaagAATAAATTGTAAGCCATTCAAAATGTTCCCACAAAAAATAGAGGGATCAGAGTTCGAACTTTCGATTATGGTGTTCAACCtaataatttcaacatttttattAGTTAAGTTCAACTTTGTTGCCAGGTACTGAACAAAATTCTAGTTATATATATCGTATATTAATATTACTGATCTATTTAAgtaaatatgaataatttttttattaattttattattatattaaaatttgtaccttgattaaattatatatcttttttttgttaccatgatattggtacgaaattTTCACCGCCGTTAAAACTCTGTCGGGGAACCTGTTGGGCACACAAGACAggttctcccctcccaaccAATTTTTTTGGATATGCATTCAAGAATCGAATCTTTGACCAAATATTTAAGAAGaccaaaactcttaccacttactctctctgtcccaaaataattgtcacattttactACTGCACACTTGccgatgcacaattttgatcattaatatttttagttgtgtattattaaaaattatgaaaaattgatattttgatagtactcaacgagacaaatctaacaagatctcacatgctaatatttatctttatacattaataaaaaaatatgtttaaagTAGCTTGTATGAATAGTGCACATAGTCAAATTGTGACAATAATTTTGAGACGGAAGGAGCAGATCAATATCTATTAACCTTATTTATtagtagtttaagtttattaatctacattaatttttcacatatataaaaataatacatttatatatgtgaaaaattgATGTAGATTATATATAAAtgcataattataattataaaaaaaaatgtattagtataaaatataaactataattgaaatatgaagtcgtatatagtcaaattctctaaaacatCATGTTAAACATCAAAAGAGAGTTTAATCTCATTGATCTATTAGTTTATtagtttatatttaaatataaatataattatttatttgaatatcTGTAATGCTATAATAACCGATTCCATAAATCTATGACCGCCCAACCAaatctaaaaatttatttatgttattattaGTCAAAAATTCCGTATCTAGCTAGAACAACCCTCACAAATTGCAAAAACTAATTTGTTAAGAATGAAGCGGATTGAAGCTCTAGAATCATCACTAGCCGGAAACTTCATGTGAAATAGGCTAACACACTTTCAAAATGTCATACtcaaactttcaatttttttacagACCTAAGGTAAAACCTAACTCGGCTTACCCTATTCACACCTTACAAATTACTTTAGAAAAATATTTAGTAGTGGGTaacatttaaattatttaagatacagtttttttttttggtgtacaaatgttaaagaagaaaaacaaaaacaaaaacaaaaaaacagtgccaaaaaaaaatagaggtgAGGGTGTTTTGTCATCCAAGAGACGGATCGCAGCAAGTCGTCCATTCCTTCTAGTGGGATGTtacaaattttcaatttcatatcATTCCAAGAGCCAAAATTTGCAAGAAAATTTGCACATTCTCTTAAAATATGAGACAAATTCACCTCCCAATTGAGCTACACTGTGATGAAGCTCTAATATCTGATGATTTTATCGATTCTATTTTTGAGGCAGAATTATGGAAAATTCTTATGGGAAAACGCATTAGTAAAACATAAAAGGAGAAAATATATTCCAACACTAAAAGCTCCTCTGCAAGATGCAAATGAATAAAATTAAGTACACTACTCCCCTCCACACCACTACCTCCAAACACACCTTACCGCCATTACCATCAATAATGAACCGTCTTGCAACCAACAATGTGCGGCAACCACAACCATTGTCTTCACTCATCACCAGAGACCTCGTGCGATTTGTTGTCTTCCTCTCATCAGAGACCAGAGACATTGATGTTATTCTTGTTGCAGTAAACTCAACCATTTTTTTTGCCATGCTATTGAAGTTGTCCAGAATTTTTTGCACTTAGATTGAATCCGTGCTAACCGCATCTGAACAATAAGAACCCCATCCCATTTATTTTCTCATTAGTGTATGTGTGCCCaactatattttatttgaagttGTGTCTATGTAAGTTTTACTCCCCATGCTTTGTGCAAAAGATCCAGTGGTACTGTTGAGAAGGGTCTATACATAGATAGTACTTGCAACATGATGAACAAAGCAACGAATTGTTCAGTGACCACTGAAAAGTATAGTCATCAATCATAGTGTACTAGTTGCTATATCCTTTTGTTCTTACCTAAAATCGCTCTCTGACTACTGTGACCATAACACAAAAGTTGACAAATCTTGCATATTTTAATGTCGCTTGCTCACTTTCAATTTAAGTTTACACGGTTGCACCATCTCACTTGTCTGCATATCACTTTGTCTCAACTCTCAACCTTTGCTTGATATTCTACCTATTTCCCAGTCCCTTCATCGTTGTACTGTTAAAAAGTGCAAATCCATGACAAAAACAGTTTGAGAagcttcaaaattttcaaagcCTACCAATCCAGGAACATGAAAGTTTTGGAATACAACAACTGCTGTGCAGTAATACTGTTATAAAACCATTTTGCTAATGGAGGATCTGAGGTAACATTTTCACCAATTCAACATCCTCAATCCAAAGGTTCTTGCAACGGGTAGCACAAGACATACTTATAAAAAGCAGTGAAGTAACTCTAAACTATTCCAAAAAGAAAAGATGAGAACAAATATCAAATATTCGTTTCACAAATAGATTCTGATTCACCACACATCCTTATCTTTGAAGTAGCAGGATAAACTTATCACTAAAGGGGTTAAATTCTACACTATCATAACCTAGTACTTGGGGTAAGAGTTAGGAAAGAAGTACAAAAACTCAACAAAAGACATGATAAATTGATAATGCATCATGGTATCCTTTGCTTTTTTCAACTGTCTATTATTGGTACTAATTCTGATCTGGACTGCTAAATATGGAGATGCTCAGAAGTTGTAAAGTGtgaaataaatcaaacattttgtagtaattttactaaacatgGACTCAGCATGCAGTTTCAATtgcaattttaaaaatgatacaCTGTCTTCTTGTATATATACTTATTTATAAACAATTACAAGTTACACAAATTCTGAACACATATACCACATTAGTAGTTGAACTATATATATCACATAGCATGAAATGACTTGCACTTGCCCAGTCCAATATCTTGATTATTCATTATTATCCATTTGCCTGTAACCAAACCTTATGATTGTTCCAAACAAGGGTCGAAATTGAATTAACCTTCCAAAGACTAGGAATGACCTACTTGCCTACCCCACTGAAGATCCGCAGAAAATTCAGCAAGAGCAGCTCGAGGATCACCATTTGAAACAGACCAGTAGTATTGAGCAGTTTCACTATCAACTTGCATGCTTCTTTTCAAGGAATCAAGCACCTTTTTGTTGCTTTCTTCTGAGGATATTCTGTTTGATACATGTGTACTCTTTATGTCCGGTACATCATCCGGATACAACACTGCAACTTCTCGTTTAGCATAAACATCAAGCTCAATAAAGCAAGTTCTTTTCACAAGAATATCGGGATTACTAATAGGAATCAATAATCTTTCCCTCGAGTATATGCCATGATCACTCATCATGTTGTTCAATCGTTTTATGTCCATCACCTGTCAAACCATAAAAATAATCACCAGAAGGTCAATACAGTTCATCAAATTCTTCATAGCTGTTATTAATCAGGAAAAACCAAGAACAGAACAAGGAAAAAGTAACTTCGTGCTTACAGAAAAAATTCTcagaaaaacaaccaaacagTTCATAACTCATTTAGAGGAAAATGCAAAATTACATTAATCTAGTAGatgttaataatttcatttgGGTGAATCACAGTTTCATTTGGTccattaaattaaaaacattttcaaacGATACCTAAAATATTTGATCACAGTTGTTAATAAGGAAGGATCATTCaatttagggtatgtttggataaacaacttattagCAGCTTCTAGCACAAACTCTTATCACAACAAGCCCTTTATAGCAAAACATACTAggagctgttttcataagctatatttgaaaaaatatatgaaaataagctgaaaaaagtCATAAGCTGTTTTAATAAGTTCTCTCAAACAGTCTCAAAAAACTTATGcgagtagataagctcaaataactCGATCCAACACAGCTTAAAATTGTCTCAAATGGATTATTTGTGAGctacaattttcaatttcagtGATGATTTTTTGTAATATCATTCATTCTAATCaatttcaaaagaaagaaagaaaaaaaacacgcTAATAATCAAACAACAAATTGCGCATTTCATGTTGATAATAAACCCTAACGGATATCAAACAGACCTGAACGGAGTACTTAACGGCGAGACTAGCAACGCTATCACCACGCATAATGCGATGGGAGATTGCGAATTTGGCAAGTGAATTATCTCTCCAGAAGCTTCTAGATAACGGGTTTCCAACTACGTCCTTCAATTTCCACGTTGCTAAGAAAGCTCTGGTTACCATATCCCTTTGAGAGGCGACCGAGTTCCAGACTCGGCATACGCAACTCGCGCGGGCGAGATCGAGGATTGGAAGCTTCTCGAAGATGATTTGGAGCGTGTCGGTGGAGGATAGTGCAGAGAAATGAGAATTCATCGGTGAGATTACTGTAGAGGTAGGTTGAGGTGGAGGTAGGGTTTcggatgatgatgaagaagaattCATGAGGTGGCGGAGAATGTCGCCGTCGTCTTCGTCGCAACAACAACCCATAAAGAAGGTTGGTTGGTGGAGATGATGAAGTGGTTTTCCACCTTCGGTGCCAAATTCATCCACGAATCTTATACGCGTGGATATAGATATTCTGAATCATTATTACGttattttgaatattattattattattattgtacacataataaaaataaaaaataatattaatacaataataaaaatgttgtttttcttggacaattgttaaaaaattgtaataaatatttcattgtaattaaaaatactgtttttaaaatcaatttcttttttactGGAAAAACTTAAGAATAGGGTAACACGCGATAATTGTTGGTCATGGAAGCATGATTCTGCTAGGATTGTTCTCAGGTAACTCGACTAGGTCAGCTCGACTATTATTTGCTTCTCCCGATGAAAAGTGGTCGCCAACAGAATCTCATCTTATTTTGGCCTTAGTCTATAagaatttgcatttttttttcaaggttaTTGTTGTATCTTGGTAGCACCTTCAACTTCAAGATAGAATATGACTCGttaaaatatgtgaaaaatgttGGATTTTAGCggtattttatgtttttttttttatcgagtCAATTAGTCATTTGTTTGTCACTTATGATTTTGTTAACGAGgtctttataatatttttagatGGTTAGGGTGGGTGTAACTTTTTTCCAATTCTTTACCTTCTATTTTAGAGGCTTTGTTGGGGGCTCAATATATTTTCTCTGAAAGGACATTAAGTGTTGTTGAGCAACTAGTAGATAGGTAAAATATTTCTCATGAGAATGGTTCCTTGGTAAGATTGTTGGGCattcttgtattttttatgaGTAGGAAGtgaaacatattttttgttGAGGCATGTAGAGGTTTGTGGTAGTAACTGCGTTGGATCGTTTTTGAGTAGGATTTGACGATTGGCGGTTCTCAGACTACTGGGGTACTTTACAGGTACCAGTACACGTATGATATTCGTACCGTACGTAGCATTCCGTAGCCATTTTTGCTCGATTGATTCGCAATGGTAAATACCGCAAAAACGTGTATGTGATGGAAAAATAACTGGAaatatcttcttttttattgCATTTCAATTCTCtttgttaattttgatgaaaatagtGTACATAGTGGACAAAAAAGTAAGTCTTTGAAAAGTGTACATAGTATAAAATAGTGTACATCGTATGTAATAGTGTACGTATGATAATGGATTGGCAACATTGCATAgagttataaaataaaatgagactttattttttgttgagcAGAACAAAGAATAATTGTTGTCCTGAATTTGAAGGAATTGAGCATAAAATGCTATGGACATAAGGAAAAGTCCTGAACAAATTTTTTCACAAGAATACAATTATGGACATTGAGAAGCCACATCACAGTGACAGAAATACAATCAAGGTCTATATATATGTTCTTAGATTCTTCTAGAAGGGAATGGAACTGTTGATGTTGGGCGCTGTTTCAATCCACTTACAAATCCATCACATTTCTGTGCAGTTCTCTTGCTCCTTAATGGTGAAACTAATCTGGTAGCTAGTCTTGAAGGAGAGAAAGAACGACGAAATTTAGACGCAGTCGATCTCTTTGGGGAATTCTTGCTCAAACTTGCAAGTCTAGTAGGTGAGATAGACACGGTTGTGTTTAGGATCTTCTTGACTTTGGAATTTGAAGGTGGAGATTTGATCAAAAACTTGTGTggtgttgttgatgttgttccTCTATTTCTTGCAATAATAGGAGACCTTGTTTTGCAAAACTGATGTTGCTGCTGTGACTGTGATGAAGAAGATTGAGTTGACATGAACAAAGGGTTAGGAAAAAGTACAGTTTTTTTAGCCCATGGTCTATTCCTTGGAGATACCCTATTAGCCAAAGACAAAAACTTGTTATTTTCTCTATCAAATTCTTTAACTTTTGGAGGAGAAACTTTGAAAGTGATTCTAGAACGAGCTCTTTGAAGTGAGGGAGAACCATCATTTTGtagtttggtttgtttttctttcttccttCTAGTCTTAAGTTGTGTGTTTTCAAGGTTTACTTTCTTGATTGACCTTTGAGTCATTGGAGTTTTTGGGTCCTCTTTGGAGGGAGTTTTGTCACCAACTGCTGAAACAATTTCTCTTGTAAATTGACTAGCTTGTAAAATTTCTCCAACTGTTTCTCCTACAAGCATTGCAGGCAATGACATTCTCCTCCATTCACCTGTATAAGGTTCACAAGTGAATAAGAAAGTCTTATTATTAACTGAATTATTTGAGCTGCCAAATATTACTCTCCTATAAtgcatattttttaaatgtataactACATATGATGTGGATTATGTAAAAATATATGGGATGTCTAATATTACTCTCCTATAATGCATATTACTCTCCTATAGATGTCTAATATTCTATGGTGAACACTCTGGTACACTGTTGAGGTGTAGCGGTAGATATctaaataagatgtgtaccaAAGAATTCACCATATTTTATAGGTCACAATATTGTCTATCATGTTTTTACATAATAATGTCCATAGTGTACAAACATGTCTTTCCTATGTTGTCTATGATCCATGATTCTAAATTGTGTTTTATTACCATATTTGCAGCCACAATTACTATTTCATCAGCTGCAATATTCATATTTTCTAATAATATCAAGTATCACAAACTAACCATGACCTATGCACACTATTTTCAtcaaccacaatttaaaactgTGTCAGGCCTATGCACATTCACGATCGAACACTAACACAGTCGCACACACGGTGACACACAtagacaccgataataatttgacaaTATGGAATAATTAAATGCAACAATTGCCATGTTAGTGTTTAGACACCTGACATGCCTTCAATTTGAAGTAAGAC from Trifolium pratense cultivar HEN17-A07 linkage group LG1, ARS_RC_1.1, whole genome shotgun sequence includes these protein-coding regions:
- the LOC123897352 gene encoding F-box protein At1g55000, yielding MGCCCDEDDGDILRHLMNSSSSSSETLPPPQPTSTVISPMNSHFSALSSTDTLQIIFEKLPILDLARASCVCRVWNSVASQRDMVTRAFLATWKLKDVVGNPLSRSFWRDNSLAKFAISHRIMRGDSVASLAVKYSVQVMDIKRLNNMMSDHGIYSRERLLIPISNPDILVKRTCFIELDVYAKREVAVLYPDDVPDIKSTHVSNRISSEESNKKVLDSLKRSMQVDSETAQYYWSVSNGDPRAALAEFSADLQWGRQVGHS
- the LOC123897347 gene encoding probable microtubule-binding protein TANGLED, which translates into the protein MVARTPPKLRKTLAALNPILIRETLNKVNQCMSRLEELQNTVTGGTKVVSVVNLSPRSTRGYLRTSLRCKQESLRIKNGATRKSPVGKFPPPPNTGEWRRMSLPAMLVGETVGEILQASQFTREIVSAVGDKTPSKEDPKTPMTQRSIKKVNLENTQLKTRRKKEKQTKLQNDGSPSLQRARSRITFKVSPPKVKEFDRENNKFLSLANRVSPRNRPWAKKTVLFPNPLFMSTQSSSSQSQQQHQFCKTRSPIIARNRGTTSTTPHKFLIKSPPSNSKVKKILNTTVSISPTRLASLSKNSPKRSTASKFRRSFSPSRLATRLVSPLRSKRTAQKCDGFVSGLKQRPTSTVPFPSRRI